Proteins from a single region of Desulfobulbaceae bacterium:
- a CDS encoding septum formation initiator family protein, producing MPPSTIQKYQNIGFMLAAFIFALGLVVYFAPYGCREYLALRNDLTQIQTEITTLQTQNQELKNEISHLKNDSSYVEKIAREEFGMIKKNEIVFEVPVKKSKRE from the coding sequence ATGCCCCCATCAACTATTCAAAAATATCAGAATATCGGTTTCATGCTGGCCGCGTTTATTTTTGCCCTGGGCCTTGTTGTCTACTTTGCCCCATATGGTTGCCGGGAGTACCTTGCCCTTCGCAACGACCTTACCCAGATCCAAACTGAAATCACTACCCTGCAAACCCAAAATCAGGAATTAAAAAACGAGATATCCCATCTCAAGAACGACTCAAGCTATGTTGAAAAAATTGCCCGCGAAGAGTTCGGGATGATCAAAAAAAATGAGATCGTTTTTGAAGTTCCAGTAAAAAAATCCAAAAGAGAATGA
- a CDS encoding Gfo/Idh/MocA family oxidoreductase, whose product MTHRKIGIIGTGKHGSRYANHLLKDFADRAELTAICRQSESEGEEQAKKWHAIFHADWRDLIADPRTEAIISVTTPDLNPHIAAACLHYRKPLLIEKPLTVDTAAAKSMVIDFREAGLPLTVAQTLRYNPIITGLRHALPSIGRLHAFSASHHLEPSTLPWLTDPKRAGGGVIFHTAVHVFDAIRFITGQEFIRIRASSFQVHNPRLEDLFSAQIEMSQGLVGMVIAGKVGSARAGRYEFTGDEGQLQGDQVHGMIELVQGTIITPQAHEPLHPALRPLLADWLSFLEGSGDNPIPGEEGLAAVMVCEAAQLSAASGEWVNVETS is encoded by the coding sequence ATGACTCATCGAAAAATTGGCATCATCGGCACCGGCAAACATGGTAGCCGCTATGCCAACCATCTGCTCAAAGATTTCGCTGATCGCGCCGAGTTAACTGCTATCTGCAGGCAATCAGAATCTGAGGGAGAAGAGCAAGCCAAAAAATGGCATGCCATCTTCCACGCCGACTGGCGTGACCTCATTGCCGACCCACGCACTGAGGCAATAATCAGTGTCACCACTCCCGACCTCAACCCGCACATAGCCGCGGCCTGCCTGCACTACAGAAAACCGCTCCTGATCGAAAAACCCCTGACAGTTGACACTGCCGCAGCTAAATCCATGGTAATCGACTTCCGAGAAGCCGGGCTGCCACTCACCGTCGCCCAGACCCTGCGGTACAACCCGATCATCACCGGATTACGCCATGCCCTGCCCTCTATCGGACGGCTCCATGCCTTCTCTGCCTCTCACCACCTGGAACCATCAACTCTCCCCTGGTTGACTGACCCCAAGCGAGCTGGAGGTGGAGTCATCTTTCATACAGCGGTCCATGTCTTTGACGCGATCAGGTTCATCACCGGACAAGAATTTATCCGAATCAGAGCATCATCTTTCCAGGTCCATAATCCCAGGCTTGAAGATCTATTCTCAGCACAAATTGAAATGTCACAAGGTTTGGTGGGGATGGTGATAGCGGGCAAGGTCGGATCGGCACGGGCGGGGCGTTATGAGTTCACGGGAGACGAAGGACAACTCCAAGGAGACCAAGTCCACGGAATGATTGAGCTGGTGCAGGGCACGATCATTACGCCCCAGGCGCATGAACCTCTACATCCAGCGCTCAGGCCACTGCTTGCAGACTGGCTATCCTTTCTTGAAGGGAGCGGAGATAATCCAATTCCAGGGGAGGAGGGTCTCGCTGCAGTTATGGTTTGCGAGGCAGCGCAGCTCTCCGCCGCTAGCGGAGAGTGGGTGAATGTCGAAACAAGTTAA